A region from the Ciconia boyciana chromosome 1, ASM3463844v1, whole genome shotgun sequence genome encodes:
- the LOC140647110 gene encoding suppressor of tumorigenicity 14 protein-like, giving the protein MIRAFPSSRVSVYSIPAPYDSEQTEGQESLHIHYCPSYREGLCQKYCFFKWMRRCFWRRGLLGILPIVSLIVTVIVLALHYSFSPAFSFIYIGGSVEIPNLTYTNDLNDPKSQKFLLHAEAIQNYFAESYESSSLGKYYLKSVVAAFSEGESGLRAYYWNTFWAPQDMVASLKKLTPVEQKEISSKQAAHMFSSSGEEYFDLVTMELFVSDFTEYDVMLKSAVSFDLYAKPGNNRTLTLMNPKKSFYQWRLRVPSNYVVRLVVITLHGVTPESCASHHLSAYDFLLPLQNKIITRWCRPGAWTPPVVRLTSSSNVMLLTFSLDRKEESNILKAHFQAIPKIMCGGHYISWNGTLSSPYYPSYYPPNIDCSWIIRAPLPGYKLSLKILIIQIQEKSPGSSKCDKDWLEIDGVRYCKALSENNRNREYGYSVAINFHSDELVTHKGFYIEYKAFSHTDGCNPEQLNCGDGKCKHQYKTCKDDDSCGEDSDENNCSYKSCSLYAYRCLNGKCLLKTNPECDGKRDCADGSDEMNCACGRHQLKKNRIVGGEDARSGKWPWQASLQMGAYGHVCGASVISNRWLISAAHCFLDSDSVRYSVPVGWRAYMGLHTINEKSNHVAMRSIKRIIVHPQYDQSILDYDIALLEMETPVSFSELVQPICLPSTSRVFVYGTVCYVTGWGAIKENSHLAKTMQEARVRIINQSICNKLYDDLITPRMLCAGNLNGGVDACQGDSGGPLACTGKGNRWYLAGIVSWGEGCARRNRPGVYAKVTALYDWIRQNTN; this is encoded by the exons ATGATACGGGCTTTCCCCTCCAGCCGTGTGTCTGTGTACAGCATACCAGCTCCATACGACTCTGAGCAGACTGAAGGGCAG GAAAGTCTGCACATTCACTACTGCCCATCATACCGAGAAGGCTTGTGTCAGAAGTACTGTTTCTTCAAATGGATGAGGCGGTGTTTCTGGAGAAGAGGGCTTCTAGGAATATTACCTATAGTTTCTTTAATAGTCACAGTAATTGTGCTAGCCCTGCACTATTCGTTCT CTCCAGCTTTCTCCTTCATTTATATTGGTGGAAGTGTAGAAATTCCGAATTTGACATATACAAATGACCTCAATGATCCAAAGTCACAGAAATTCCTCCTGCATGCAGAAGCAATCCAAAATTAT TTTGCAGAATCATATGAGTCTTCCTCCTTGGGAAAGTACTACTTGAAGTCTGTGGTGGCTGCTTTCAG tGAAGGAGAGTCTGGACTTCGAGCTTACTACTGGAATACTTTCTGGGCACCACAAGATATGGTTGcttctcttaaaaaattaaCCCCAgtggaacaaaaagaaatcagtagTAAACAAGCAGCTCACATGTTCAGTTCTTCTGGGGAGGAATATTTTGATCTCGTTACAATGGAGCTTTTTG tttcagattTCACAGAATACGATGTGATGCTAAAATCAG CAGTATCCTTTGACCTGTATGCCAAGCCAGGTAACAACAGGACTCTAACTCTGATGAATCCCAAAAAGTCTTTTTATCAATGGAGGCTGCGAGTTCCTTCTAACTATGTGGTGAGACTGGTAGTTATCACTTTGCATGGTGTCACTCCAGAGAGCTGTGCATCACACCACTTATCAGCATAtgatttccttcttcctctgcagaacaAGATCATTACAAG ATGGTGTAGACCGGGGGCCTGGACTCCTCCTGTTGTACGTTTAACTTCGTCAAGTAATGTAATGTTGCTTACCTTCTCACTGGACcgaaaagaagaaagcaacatATTAAAAGCTCACTTTCAAGCCATTCCTAAAATCA TGTGTGGTGGTCATTATATTTCCTGGAATGGGACACTGAGTTCCCCTTATTACCCAAGTTACTACCCACCAAACATTGACTGCAGCTGGATCATCAGA GCACCATTGCCTGGCTACAAGCTCTCATTAAAAATCCTCATAATACAAATTCAAGAGAAGTCTCCGGGGTCCAGTAAATGTGATAAAGACTGGTTAGAAATTGATGGGGTTCG ATACTGTAaagctctttcagaaaacaacagaaacagagaatATGGCTATTCTGTCGCAATCAACTTCCATTCTGATGAACTGGTCACCCACAAAGGGTTTTATATTGAATATAAAGCCTTCAGTCACACAGATG GTTGTAATCCAGAACAGTTGAACTGTGGTGATGGGAAGTGTAAGCATCAGTATAAGACTTGTAAAGATGATGACAGCTGTGGGGAGGACAGTGATGAAAACAACTGCt CCTACAAAAGTTGCTCCCTTTATGCATACAGATGCCTCAATGGAAAATGCTTGCTGAAAACAAATCCTGAGTGTGATGGGAAAAGAGACTGTGCAGATGGATCTGATGAAATGAACTGTG CTTGTGGAAGACACCagcttaagaaaaacagaattgttGGAGGTGAAGATGCAAGATCTGGAAAGTGGCCTTGGCAAGCAAGTTTACAGATGGGAGCATATGGCCATGTATGTGGCGCATCTGTTATTTCCAATAGGTGGCTCATATCTGCTGCCCATTGCTTCCTGGATTCTGATTCTGTGAG ATACTCCGTTCCTGTGGGATGGAGAGCATATATGGGCTTACATACTATTAATGAAAAGAGCAATCATGTAGCTATGAGATCAATCAAAAGGATTATTGTCCACCCACAGTATGACCAATCTATTTTAGACTATGACATTGCCCTGTTGGAAATGGAGACGCCTGTATCCTTCAGTGAGCTGGTACAGCCCATTTGTTTACCCAGCACCTCTAGAGTATTTGTTTATGGAACTGTCTGCTATGTAACTGGCTGGGGagccataaaagaaaata GTCATCTTGCCAAAACAATGCAGGAAGCTCGAGTGAGAATAATTAACCAAAGTATTTGCAACAAGCTGTATGATGATCTTATCACACCACGTATGCTATGTGCTGGGAATCTTAATGGTGGTGTTGATGCATGCCAG GGAGATTCTGGAGGTCCCTTGGCCTGCACAGGAAAGGGAAATAGATGGTACCTTGCTGGCATTGTGAGCTGGGGTGAAGGATGTGCTCGGCGCAACCGTCCTGGTGTATACGCTAAGGTGACGGCACTTTATGACTGGATTCGTCAGAATACAAACTGA
- the C1H3orf52 gene encoding TPA-induced transmembrane protein → MSCLRACFRDRDRRTETEAMKRQSSGQEHEIIELQEDNMKESEADSDKPLNAQTRKERDHWKSCGDVVFWKCKLWMVVTTIFLVFFLVILISLILYSNVYTDEDDYWDRGALLNSGNCRNFSGTLELMCGLPHLFSEDITKRLTDVYSSSPALGRYFRSAQVVYFSNESSTVFYQLEFSVPPSTEGFMENTMNPDFIRNILRQNIYDEDDTLNPGTSECNRLKLDPTSLTLT, encoded by the exons ATGAGTTGCCTCCGTGCTTGCTTCAGAGACAGAGATCGTCGCACAGAGACAGAAGCTATGAAGAGGCAAAGTTCTGGTCAGGAGCATGAGATTATTGAATTACAAGAAGATAATATGAAGGAAAGTGAGGCTGATAGTGATAAGCCTCTAAATGCTCAAACAAGAAAG GAGAGAGATCACTGGAAATCATGCGGGGATGTAGTTTTCTGGAAGTGTAAACTATGGATGGTTGTAACTACAATTTTTCTAGTATTCTTCCTGGTCATTCTCATCAGCCTAATTCTTTATTCTA ATGTTTACACAGATGAGGATGACTATTGGGATCGTGGCGCACTACTAAATAGTGGAAATTGTCGCAATTTTTCAGGAACGTTGGAGTTAATGTGTGGTCTCCCACACCTTTTCTCTGAAGACATTACCAAGAGG TTAACAGATGTCTACAGTTCATCTCCAGCTCTAGGACGCTACTTTAGGTCAGCTCAGGTGGTTTATTTCAG taatgAAAGCTCCACTGTATTTTATCAGCTAGAGTTTTCTGTGCCACCATCAACAGAGGGGTTTATGGAAAACACAATGAACCCAGATTTTATACGGAACATTTTACGTCAAAATATTTATGACGAAGATGATACTTTAAATCCTGGGACATCTGAATGTAACAGGTTAAAGCTTGACCCGACTTCTCTCACATTAACAT AG